A region of Paenibacillus thiaminolyticus DNA encodes the following proteins:
- a CDS encoding YjdF family protein produces the protein MKLTVYFEDPFWVGVVEEQFGNHVKAYRHVFGAEPKDAEVMEFVNTRMNPLMERVQSGVGTETACKRPVNPKRLARIVAREMQRHGISSQSHEALRLELESRKKERTVRSREQREALKEKKRSIRIQKKKDKHRGR, from the coding sequence GTGAAACTAACCGTTTATTTTGAGGACCCGTTCTGGGTGGGCGTAGTTGAGGAGCAATTCGGCAATCACGTGAAGGCTTACCGCCATGTATTTGGTGCCGAGCCCAAGGATGCCGAAGTAATGGAATTCGTGAATACCCGGATGAATCCGCTAATGGAGAGGGTTCAGTCCGGCGTTGGAACGGAGACCGCCTGCAAACGTCCGGTCAATCCGAAGCGGCTTGCCAGAATCGTCGCCAGAGAGATGCAGCGGCACGGAATTTCGTCGCAATCTCATGAAGCGCTGAGGCTGGAACTCGAATCGAGGAAGAAAGAGCGGACGGTACGTTCCCGCGAACAGCGCGAGGCTCTCAAGGAGAAAAAACGGAGCATTCGCATCCAGAAGAAAAAAGATAAACATAGAGGCAGATAG
- a CDS encoding sugar phosphate isomerase/epimerase family protein, with amino-acid sequence MALLTNPIGVITDSFRLPLREALAKAKEVGADGVQIYAVSGEMDPDNLSKEARKELAKYIDSLGLKISALVGDLGGHGFQDKEANPAKIEKSKRILDLALDMGTNVVTTHIGIVPHEQNEIYYAMQQACEELSQYANSLGAHFAIETGPEPAAHLKSFLDTLSGKGVAVNFDPANMVMVTGDDPVQGVHILKEYIVHTHVKDGVRLREVDPRLVYGMLGFEPMSHEKIADMATDGPFQEVPLGEGKVDFDAYFQALVDIGYTGYLTIEREVGDSPETDIRKAVEFIKRYKG; translated from the coding sequence ATGGCATTGTTAACGAATCCAATCGGTGTCATTACAGACAGCTTCCGTCTTCCGCTTCGGGAAGCTCTGGCCAAGGCGAAGGAAGTAGGCGCGGACGGCGTGCAAATCTATGCGGTGAGCGGGGAGATGGACCCGGATAATTTGTCGAAGGAGGCACGCAAAGAACTGGCGAAGTATATCGATTCGCTCGGCTTGAAAATATCGGCGCTGGTCGGCGATCTAGGCGGGCATGGCTTCCAGGACAAGGAGGCGAATCCGGCCAAAATCGAGAAGTCGAAGCGCATCCTCGATCTGGCACTTGATATGGGAACCAATGTCGTTACGACGCATATTGGCATCGTGCCGCATGAGCAGAACGAGATTTATTATGCGATGCAGCAAGCTTGTGAAGAGCTGAGCCAGTATGCGAACAGCCTGGGCGCGCATTTTGCGATCGAGACCGGACCCGAGCCGGCGGCGCATTTGAAGTCGTTCCTGGATACGTTGTCGGGAAAAGGAGTCGCCGTCAACTTCGACCCGGCGAACATGGTAATGGTGACCGGGGACGATCCGGTGCAAGGCGTTCATATTCTGAAGGAGTATATCGTTCATACGCACGTCAAGGACGGCGTTCGTCTCCGTGAAGTCGATCCGCGCCTCGTCTACGGCATGCTCGGATTCGAGCCGATGTCGCATGAGAAGATTGCGGACATGGCGACCGATGGGCCATTCCAGGAAGTGCCGCTCGGCGAAGGCAAAGTAGACTTCGATGCTTATTTCCAAGCCTTGGTTGATATCGGCTATACTGGCTATTTGACCATCGAACGCGAAGTTGGCGACTCTCCGGAGACCGACATTCGCAAAGCGGTTGAATTCATTAAGCGTTATAAAGGTTAA
- a CDS encoding ankyrin repeat domain-containing protein has translation MMLRAVLLCLSLVLASGCGAAEDRSAGGHMQAEPGKDSGSREGKSHDAALLDAAKKGKEVDVRQYIKEGADVNAQDGSGRTPAMLATLGGHTEVVRILLEAGADVNIQADNLDNPYLYAGAEGLLDILKLTIEAGADTKRTNRFGGTALIPAAEHAHLDVIEYLLTGSNVDVNHVNNLGWTALMEAVVLGSGGEPHQRAVELLIRHGADVNIPDRDGVTALSHAQSRGFTEIARLLEQAGAKADSP, from the coding sequence ATGATGCTGCGTGCAGTACTGCTCTGCCTGTCGCTCGTGTTGGCGTCGGGCTGCGGCGCTGCGGAGGATCGATCCGCAGGCGGCCATATGCAGGCCGAACCGGGGAAGGACAGCGGAAGCAGGGAAGGGAAGTCCCACGATGCGGCGCTGCTTGATGCGGCGAAGAAGGGCAAGGAGGTAGACGTCCGGCAATATATTAAGGAAGGTGCCGATGTCAATGCGCAGGACGGCAGCGGACGCACGCCGGCGATGCTGGCGACGCTCGGCGGACATACGGAGGTCGTTCGCATTCTGCTTGAGGCGGGGGCGGATGTCAATATCCAGGCAGATAACCTGGACAACCCGTATTTGTATGCGGGCGCGGAGGGGCTGCTCGATATATTGAAGCTGACGATTGAAGCCGGCGCGGACACGAAGCGAACGAACCGCTTCGGCGGAACAGCGCTCATCCCCGCGGCGGAGCATGCGCATCTCGACGTCATTGAGTATTTGTTGACGGGCTCGAATGTGGATGTGAACCATGTGAACAACCTCGGCTGGACCGCCCTGATGGAAGCGGTAGTGCTGGGCAGCGGCGGGGAGCCGCACCAGCGGGCGGTGGAGCTGCTGATCCGGCATGGCGCGGACGTGAACATCCCGGACCGTGACGGGGTGACCGCGCTCAGCCATGCCCAGTCACGCGGCTTCACCGAGATCGCGCGTCTGCTAGAGCAGGCTGGAGCCAAGGCGGATTCGCCTTAA
- a CDS encoding Gfo/Idh/MocA family protein: MSKVKVGVIGAGSISEMHFGGYQKNDEAVLIAVCDLNADRAKEKAEKFGAPDAKIYTDYHELLANPDVEAVSICTWNNSHAEIAIAALEAGKHVLVEKPLCKTVEQALAVQEAQKKSGKTLQVGYVRRYGMNTRVLKKFIDAGDLGEIYYAKASCLRRLGNPGGWFSDVERSGGGPLIDLGVHVIDLCWYLMGKPKVKSVSGNAYNRLGNRNHIENLSFYQAADYDANVNTVEDMANALIRFENGASLAVDVSFALHLKQDEISVRLFGDKGGAEVEPKLLIMGEKHNTILNMTPQIDHLSFDFERGFQKEVDHFIDCCLGRTKTICPVEDGVELMKILCAIYESSAKGTEIVFS, translated from the coding sequence ATGAGCAAAGTCAAAGTAGGCGTCATTGGCGCAGGTTCCATTTCGGAAATGCATTTTGGAGGATATCAAAAAAATGATGAGGCCGTGTTGATTGCGGTCTGCGATTTGAACGCGGATCGGGCGAAGGAGAAGGCCGAAAAATTCGGGGCTCCCGATGCGAAGATTTACACGGATTATCATGAACTGCTTGCGAATCCGGACGTAGAGGCGGTCAGCATCTGCACATGGAACAATTCTCACGCAGAGATTGCCATTGCCGCGCTGGAAGCGGGCAAGCATGTCCTCGTTGAGAAGCCGCTCTGCAAGACAGTAGAGCAAGCGCTGGCGGTTCAGGAAGCGCAGAAGAAAAGCGGCAAGACGCTTCAAGTAGGCTATGTCCGCCGCTACGGCATGAATACCCGCGTACTGAAAAAATTTATCGATGCTGGCGACCTGGGCGAAATCTACTATGCGAAGGCTTCCTGTCTGCGCCGCTTGGGCAATCCGGGCGGATGGTTCAGCGATGTAGAGCGTTCCGGGGGCGGGCCGCTTATCGACCTGGGCGTCCATGTCATCGATCTGTGCTGGTATCTGATGGGCAAGCCGAAGGTTAAATCGGTCAGCGGCAATGCGTACAACCGCCTCGGCAACCGGAACCATATCGAGAATCTGTCCTTCTACCAGGCAGCAGATTACGATGCAAACGTGAACACGGTCGAGGATATGGCCAACGCGCTTATCCGCTTCGAGAACGGAGCGTCGCTCGCTGTCGATGTCAGCTTCGCGCTGCATTTGAAGCAGGACGAGATCAGCGTCCGCTTGTTCGGGGACAAGGGCGGCGCGGAAGTTGAGCCGAAGCTGCTCATTATGGGTGAGAAGCATAATACGATTTTGAACATGACGCCGCAAATCGACCATCTCAGCTTTGATTTCGAGCGGGGCTTCCAAAAAGAAGTCGATCATTTTATCGATTGCTGCCTCGGACGCACCAAGACGATCTGTCCGGTGGAAGACGGCGTGGAACTGATGAAAATCCTTTGCGCTATTTACGAGTCGAGCGCGAAGGGAACCGAAATTGTTTTCTCGTAA
- a CDS encoding AraC family transcriptional regulator: protein MSHDGRRGHDSEAEARGVIEFRSEQELQAHLPCKVYRLDQSIGSIWDHTHDYIQIWYVLKGEFKHTINHHSYHMVKGNLFIIPPFAVHRVEMVAGQEVEIIGCEFLPHFVLEPAERDGERGVDFSYLEQFLMDEKQSTPKVALTGDTDIQVGRLLQEMLEEYQHTRRYYELVLKADLLRLLAIIIREYTKPADKTSEEDDRVEKYRDVITSVTEYIHLHYAEELRLERLCREFSLSKTYFCYLFKRFTGKTFNDYLIDLRVRKAVECLLESDMSITEICFGVGFNDLAYFSRIFKRHTGLSPSQYKKKAPGRLE, encoded by the coding sequence ATGTCACATGACGGCAGGCGCGGTCATGACAGCGAGGCTGAGGCGCGCGGCGTCATCGAATTTCGTTCGGAACAGGAACTGCAGGCCCATCTTCCTTGCAAGGTGTACCGGTTGGATCAGTCGATCGGCAGCATCTGGGATCATACTCATGACTACATTCAGATCTGGTACGTGCTGAAAGGCGAGTTCAAGCATACGATCAACCATCACAGTTATCATATGGTCAAAGGGAATTTATTCATTATCCCGCCGTTCGCGGTCCATCGGGTCGAGATGGTCGCCGGGCAAGAGGTTGAGATTATCGGCTGCGAATTTTTGCCGCATTTCGTCCTTGAGCCGGCGGAGCGCGACGGCGAGCGGGGCGTTGACTTTTCTTATCTGGAGCAGTTCCTGATGGATGAGAAGCAGTCGACGCCGAAGGTGGCCTTGACGGGTGATACCGATATCCAGGTGGGGCGGCTGCTGCAGGAGATGCTGGAGGAGTATCAGCATACCCGCCGTTATTACGAGCTGGTGCTGAAGGCCGATCTGCTCCGGCTGCTGGCGATTATTATCCGCGAGTATACGAAGCCGGCCGACAAGACAAGCGAAGAAGACGATCGGGTGGAAAAATACCGGGACGTGATTACCTCCGTCACCGAGTATATTCATCTTCACTATGCGGAAGAGCTGAGGCTAGAGCGGCTGTGCCGCGAGTTCAGCTTGTCGAAGACCTATTTTTGCTACTTGTTCAAGCGCTTTACCGGCAAAACTTTCAATGATTACTTAATAGATCTCAGGGTGCGCAAGGCGGTCGAATGCTTGCTGGAATCCGATATGTCGATTACGGAAATTTGCTTCGGCGTCGGATTTAACGATCTGGCTTATTTCTCGCGGATATTCAAGCGTCATACCGGCCTGTCTCCCTCTCAGTACAAGAAGAAGGCGCCTGGGCGCCTGGAGTAG
- a CDS encoding sugar phosphate isomerase/epimerase family protein encodes MKLGVSIYSLHAALQDKRMKVLDVLDWMKAQGADHAEIVDMDLDLANHPERVDAIREKAAAIGLELSNYCIGANFAGLDDVAFAKEVARVKSHVDVAHRLGVKRMRHDVAWRSYPETDVSYFEKDFPALVEACRQIADYAADFGITTSVENHGFYIQASERVKRLVLAVDRENFRTTMDVGNFTCADENSLNAVRNNIGLASMVHLKDFYIRPADRNPGEGWFRSLHGNYLRGAIVGQGDLPMYDIIRAVKETGYDGYVSIEFEGMEDCLKGTKIGIENARRIWSEV; translated from the coding sequence GTGAAATTAGGAGTCAGTATTTACAGCTTGCATGCCGCGCTGCAGGACAAACGGATGAAGGTACTGGACGTGCTGGACTGGATGAAGGCGCAAGGAGCCGATCATGCGGAGATCGTGGATATGGATCTCGATCTGGCCAATCATCCCGAGCGAGTGGATGCCATCCGCGAGAAGGCGGCGGCAATCGGTCTGGAATTGTCCAATTACTGCATCGGGGCGAACTTCGCCGGACTCGACGACGTAGCGTTCGCCAAGGAAGTGGCGCGCGTCAAGTCGCATGTGGACGTGGCTCATCGTCTCGGCGTGAAGCGTATGCGTCATGATGTCGCATGGCGGTCCTATCCGGAGACCGATGTCAGCTACTTCGAGAAGGATTTCCCGGCGCTCGTAGAGGCATGCCGCCAAATCGCCGACTATGCGGCGGACTTCGGCATTACGACAAGCGTGGAGAACCACGGCTTCTACATTCAGGCAAGCGAACGGGTGAAGCGTCTCGTGCTCGCAGTCGATCGCGAGAACTTCCGCACGACGATGGACGTGGGCAACTTCACGTGCGCGGACGAGAATTCGCTGAATGCTGTCCGCAATAACATCGGGCTGGCGTCCATGGTTCACCTGAAGGATTTCTACATCCGTCCGGCGGACCGCAATCCGGGCGAAGGCTGGTTCCGCTCGCTGCACGGCAATTACTTGCGCGGCGCCATCGTGGGGCAAGGCGATCTGCCAATGTATGATATTATCCGCGCCGTGAAGGAAACGGGCTATGACGGATATGTCAGCATCGAATTTGAAGGCATGGAAGATTGCCTGAAAGGCACGAAAATCGGAATCGAAAATGCGCGGCGCATCTGGTCTGAAGTGTAA
- a CDS encoding ABC transporter permease: MGSYEWTIADLLAYMGRNTDLLWEYFVTHIIMVLTGVGLAFVIGVPLGVLCARYKGLSKLILAVTSTLQVIPSLALLVLLMLAFGLGTKTVVVGLLLYSLNPIVRNTYVGLKQVNSSYVEAGRGVGMSPLQLLFKVQFPLALTYMLTGLRIAAVIAIGVATIAPIVGGDGLGREIYAGINSQNPLRIYAGAIPAALLAIVADVLLAILQKRWNLAERKSRKNGVQADSTRSAT, translated from the coding sequence ATGGGAAGCTATGAATGGACAATTGCGGATTTGCTCGCGTATATGGGCCGCAATACGGATTTATTATGGGAATATTTCGTGACCCATATCATAATGGTGCTCACCGGCGTCGGTCTTGCCTTCGTCATTGGCGTTCCGCTCGGCGTGCTGTGCGCCCGGTACAAAGGCTTGTCCAAGCTCATTCTCGCGGTGACGAGCACGCTGCAGGTCATCCCGAGCCTGGCTCTGCTCGTGCTGCTGATGCTCGCGTTCGGGCTCGGCACGAAGACGGTCGTCGTCGGCCTGCTCCTGTACTCGCTCAACCCGATCGTGCGCAATACGTACGTCGGGCTGAAGCAAGTCAATTCGAGCTATGTCGAAGCCGGCCGCGGCGTCGGCATGAGCCCGCTGCAGCTGCTGTTCAAGGTGCAATTCCCGCTGGCGCTGACGTATATGCTGACGGGGCTGCGCATCGCGGCCGTCATCGCGATCGGGGTCGCGACGATTGCGCCTATCGTCGGCGGGGACGGATTGGGCCGGGAAATCTATGCCGGCATCAATTCGCAGAACCCGCTGCGCATCTACGCCGGGGCGATCCCGGCGGCGCTGCTCGCCATCGTCGCGGATGTGCTGCTCGCCATCCTGCAAAAACGATGGAACCTCGCCGAACGCAAGTCGCGGAAGAACGGCGTTCAGGCCGATTCCACCCGCTCCGCCACGTAA
- a CDS encoding matrixin family metalloprotease, producing MKKKIIFLLLLLTPLLATSVSAYTFLGGKHSKTNLRVVVKSGTKSKYEDFIYDAARDWSNTPTKINMSVYLGGGGDIYFGGDNYGNTDWNARCTNFREYIWYGDYTTSSIEMNYDLMDSRSNLYNTATINHELGHALGLDHVDDSYQIMYHTGNPARKVYTPQSDDIDGVNALYGK from the coding sequence ATGAAAAAGAAGATTATCTTCTTGTTGTTACTATTAACTCCATTACTAGCAACAAGTGTGTCTGCATATACTTTTTTAGGAGGAAAACATTCCAAAACCAATTTGCGAGTGGTTGTTAAATCAGGAACCAAATCTAAATATGAAGATTTTATTTATGATGCAGCACGTGACTGGTCTAACACTCCTACGAAAATAAATATGAGTGTATATCTAGGAGGAGGCGGTGATATTTATTTCGGTGGCGATAACTACGGCAATACCGACTGGAATGCACGGTGTACAAATTTTAGAGAATATATCTGGTATGGGGACTATACTACGTCTTCTATAGAAATGAACTATGACCTTATGGACTCAAGAAGCAACTTATATAATACAGCAACAATAAACCACGAACTAGGTCATGCCTTAGGACTCGATCATGTCGATGACTCTTATCAAATCATGTACCATACAGGAAACCCAGCACGTAAAGTATATACCCCCCAATCTGATGATATAGATGGAGTCAATGCTTTGTACGGTAAATAA
- a CDS encoding protoglobin domain-containing protein encodes MIYRKPKMPGDIEAVHMETLPSLRTKLMFLQMTPHDLKLLKRLIPYFEKYAQAITDRHYELLFEIPEMKQLIERHSTRERLTKTFIIYLNSIPNVQLDEEYIRVRQRIGIMHSHIQLAPEWFVSSFLRIYEFLVPLILQDFRTAEASDLLLALHRILMLDAQIVLEAYQSAYEFRLLDTNSETMEKLIQMDGIHTLLMSAEASMKDAQHIQESAEQLTASIEEVSSQTTEAAATTEKMLGTLQDNRSIVEQTIDGLEEMTDLFRDTKSRFEELQQSLLELSGVVDMINSVADSTHLLALNASIEAARAGEEGRGFAVVAGEVRKLSEQTKTSVGEVYDVIANIQQLATSVQERTDLMAGKMELQHEKNRGAFEQLEGMMRAIDEMGMSEESIASIVEQQAAATVEITEHMKEIVDQTRQVVTLAIDTGEQLYDTSRSVEGLRSESLQWFHHLNDSQLLRVLKTDHLLWKWWIYNRMLGYDKSDIQIIGNSHQCRLGKWIEAQKSNPGSLVNEQPAFREMVERHDQVHSLAETAARQIDAGQTEQAIQSYRQLGELSSQLLEDLDGLRTLLDQHSPKCRFV; translated from the coding sequence TTGATTTACCGTAAGCCGAAGATGCCAGGTGATATCGAGGCCGTACATATGGAAACGCTTCCCTCGCTTCGAACCAAGCTGATGTTTCTGCAGATGACGCCCCATGACTTGAAGCTATTGAAGCGTTTGATCCCTTATTTCGAAAAGTATGCCCAAGCCATTACCGATCGTCATTATGAGCTGCTGTTCGAAATTCCCGAGATGAAGCAATTAATCGAGCGTCACAGCACGCGTGAACGCTTAACCAAGACATTCATCATCTATCTAAATTCCATTCCGAATGTTCAACTGGATGAAGAGTACATTCGGGTACGGCAGCGGATTGGCATTATGCATAGCCATATCCAATTGGCGCCGGAATGGTTCGTATCCTCCTTTTTACGAATATACGAATTCCTTGTCCCGCTGATCCTGCAGGACTTTCGAACTGCTGAAGCATCGGACCTGCTGCTGGCCCTGCACCGTATTTTGATGCTGGATGCCCAGATTGTGCTGGAGGCCTATCAATCCGCTTACGAGTTCCGCTTGCTTGATACGAACAGCGAGACGATGGAGAAGCTGATTCAAATGGACGGAATACATACATTATTAATGTCTGCCGAAGCTTCAATGAAGGATGCCCAGCATATCCAGGAATCCGCGGAGCAACTGACCGCTTCTATCGAGGAAGTGTCCTCGCAGACGACTGAAGCTGCGGCCACGACGGAAAAAATGCTCGGCACGCTCCAGGATAACCGTTCTATCGTCGAGCAGACGATAGACGGATTGGAGGAAATGACCGACTTGTTCCGCGACACCAAATCACGGTTTGAGGAACTTCAGCAATCGCTGCTGGAACTGTCCGGAGTCGTCGATATGATCAACTCCGTTGCGGATTCCACTCATCTGCTTGCGTTGAACGCTTCGATTGAGGCGGCGCGGGCCGGTGAAGAAGGGCGCGGGTTCGCTGTCGTGGCGGGCGAGGTGCGGAAGCTGTCGGAACAGACCAAGACCTCCGTAGGCGAGGTATATGATGTCATCGCCAACATCCAGCAGCTGGCGACATCCGTTCAGGAACGTACCGACCTGATGGCTGGCAAGATGGAGCTGCAGCATGAGAAGAACCGTGGGGCATTCGAACAGTTGGAGGGAATGATGCGCGCGATCGATGAGATGGGAATGTCGGAAGAGTCGATAGCCTCGATCGTCGAACAGCAAGCGGCAGCCACGGTAGAAATCACGGAGCATATGAAGGAAATCGTCGATCAGACCCGGCAGGTCGTTACGCTGGCAATAGACACAGGGGAACAATTATATGATACGAGCCGCTCGGTGGAAGGGCTGCGGTCAGAGTCGCTGCAATGGTTCCATCATTTGAACGATTCTCAGCTTCTGCGGGTTCTCAAGACCGACCATTTGTTATGGAAATGGTGGATCTATAATCGGATGCTTGGTTACGATAAGAGCGATATTCAAATTATCGGCAATTCACATCAATGCCGGCTCGGGAAATGGATTGAAGCGCAAAAGTCCAATCCGGGGTCGTTGGTTAATGAGCAGCCGGCGTTCCGAGAGATGGTCGAACGGCATGATCAAGTGCATTCTCTGGCGGAGACGGCAGCACGGCAGATCGACGCTGGACAGACGGAGCAAGCCATCCAGAGCTATCGGCAGCTTGGTGAGCTGTCCTCACAACTGCTGGAGGATCTCGATGGCCTGCGAACGCTGTTGGATCAGCATTCACCTAAGTGCCGCTTCGTATAG
- a CDS encoding endonuclease MutS2, whose translation MDDKMMERLEYGRVKQEVMKYALSYAGQRHIEEMKPLTDAKAVQHALLETEEATRMLAKGASVPIPSLQGMDTVLSLLGSGYLFAEKDIAHVRQFLHSCSQLIAYMRAKEGIAPTVAAYAASMHPLDGVASEIDRCLAHGRIRDEASKELHKIRRKLTAVEDKIRGKIDALLNRYRSLMQENLVSQRNGRYVFPIKKEYRKQIKGSVVDESSSGQTVYVEPQELAVLQQELSILRIEEGKEEAKILSYLTELLDGKAEELRGNAETVGWYDYVFARGKYAQSIEGQPVRLNGNGVVDLRQAKHPLLGGGTVPLDIQIGRGYRALIVTGPNTGGKTVALKTVGLLCLMVQSGLLVPAGEGSSFPVFRHIAADIGDGQSLEQSLSTFSAHITRVIDMLTFADEATLVLIDEMASGTDPGEGVALSIALLEELARRGTMVIATTHYNEIKHFAGVTPGFRNARMEFDPETLRPLYRLCIGEAGSSYAFLISRKLGLNPELIRRAEELAARREEGPGLRVEADAGTAAGYDAVLLQAGGSLLESVSRPMPDSEASDYDKEAASPENGAAENAAGEEEKQDRPLEIGDCVYISYLGRTGIVYEAADARGNVGVMIERQKVKINHKRLSLYIEGKELYPQDYDMDIVFETKENRKKRKLMKRKHVEGLSIVHESEQ comes from the coding sequence ATGGACGACAAAATGATGGAGCGCCTGGAATACGGACGCGTGAAGCAGGAGGTAATGAAGTATGCCCTCTCCTATGCAGGGCAGCGGCATATTGAGGAGATGAAGCCGCTCACCGATGCAAAAGCGGTGCAGCACGCGCTGCTGGAGACGGAAGAGGCGACCCGGATGCTCGCCAAGGGGGCAAGCGTTCCGATTCCTTCCTTGCAAGGAATGGACACGGTGCTGTCTCTGCTTGGGTCAGGATACCTGTTCGCCGAGAAGGATATCGCGCATGTGCGGCAGTTCTTGCACAGCTGCTCGCAGCTGATCGCCTACATGCGGGCCAAGGAGGGGATCGCTCCGACAGTTGCCGCCTATGCCGCTTCGATGCATCCGCTGGACGGGGTGGCGTCCGAGATCGACCGCTGCCTCGCACACGGCCGGATTCGGGACGAGGCGAGCAAGGAACTGCATAAGATCCGGCGCAAATTGACCGCCGTCGAAGACAAGATCCGCGGTAAAATCGACGCGCTGTTGAACCGGTACCGCTCGCTGATGCAGGAAAATCTCGTCAGCCAGCGGAACGGACGTTATGTATTTCCAATTAAAAAGGAGTACCGGAAGCAGATCAAGGGCAGCGTCGTTGATGAATCGTCCAGCGGACAGACCGTCTATGTCGAGCCGCAAGAGTTGGCTGTCCTGCAGCAGGAGCTGTCGATTCTACGTATTGAGGAAGGGAAGGAAGAGGCGAAGATTCTCAGTTATTTGACCGAGTTGCTCGATGGTAAGGCCGAGGAACTGCGCGGCAATGCGGAGACGGTGGGCTGGTATGATTATGTGTTCGCGCGGGGGAAGTATGCGCAATCGATCGAAGGGCAGCCGGTCCGGTTGAACGGAAATGGCGTCGTCGATCTGCGGCAGGCGAAGCATCCGCTGCTCGGCGGCGGCACGGTGCCGCTCGATATTCAGATCGGCCGGGGTTACCGGGCCTTGATCGTCACCGGGCCGAACACGGGCGGCAAGACGGTGGCGCTCAAGACGGTCGGGCTGCTGTGCCTGATGGTTCAGTCCGGCTTGCTCGTGCCTGCCGGAGAAGGAAGCAGCTTCCCGGTGTTCCGGCATATCGCGGCCGATATCGGCGATGGGCAGAGTCTGGAGCAGTCGCTTAGCACGTTCTCGGCTCATATTACGCGGGTCATCGATATGCTGACCTTTGCGGATGAGGCTACGCTCGTGCTTATCGACGAGATGGCGTCAGGCACCGATCCGGGTGAAGGAGTCGCCCTGTCGATCGCGCTGCTGGAGGAACTGGCGCGGCGCGGGACTATGGTCATCGCGACAACCCACTACAATGAGATCAAGCATTTCGCTGGCGTCACGCCGGGCTTCCGCAACGCGCGGATGGAGTTCGATCCGGAGACGCTGCGGCCGCTCTATCGGCTCTGCATCGGAGAAGCCGGCAGCAGCTACGCTTTCCTCATCTCGCGGAAGCTCGGGCTGAACCCGGAGCTGATCCGCAGGGCAGAGGAACTGGCGGCGCGCCGGGAGGAAGGGCCGGGGCTGCGAGTGGAGGCGGATGCGGGGACGGCGGCGGGCTATGACGCCGTATTGCTGCAAGCCGGCGGTTCCCTGTTGGAATCGGTGTCCCGGCCGATGCCTGACTCGGAGGCGTCCGACTATGATAAGGAGGCCGCTTCGCCTGAGAATGGGGCAGCGGAGAATGCGGCTGGAGAGGAAGAGAAGCAGGACCGTCCGCTGGAGATTGGAGATTGCGTCTACATTTCGTATCTGGGACGGACCGGAATCGTATATGAAGCAGCGGATGCACGGGGCAATGTCGGGGTGATGATTGAGCGGCAGAAGGTCAAAATCAATCATAAGCGGCTGTCGCTGTATATCGAAGGCAAGGAATTGTATCCGCAAGATTATGATATGGACATCGTGTTCGAGACGAAGGAGAACCGGAAAAAGCGAAAGCTGATGAAGCGCAAGCATGTGGAAGGCTTGAGCATTGTCCATGAGTCGGAGCAGTGA